A genomic segment from Psychrobacter arcticus 273-4 encodes:
- a CDS encoding type I restriction-modification system subunit M, giving the protein MAKTPANKNDQTKDGRFEEALWDAANKLRGSVESSEYKHIVLSLIFLKFISDTFEQQRQKLIDTGYEKHIDMVQAYTKDNVFYLPAESRWSFIQQNAKQEDIALKIDTALSTIEKTNQSLKGALPDNYFSRLGLTASKLAALIDVVNNIDTIGNPEEDTVGRVYEYFLGKFAATEGKGGGEFYTPKSVVNLIAEMVEPYQGKIYDPCCGSGGMFVQSIKFIESHHGNTKDVSIYGQEYTSTTYKLAKMNLAIRGISSNLGDVAADTFFKDQHEDLKADFIMANPPFNQKDWRASDELVDDPRWAGYPTPPTGNANYAWILHMISKLSEHGTAGFVLANGSMSTTTSGEGEIRQQIIENDLVDCMIALPGQLFYTTQIPVCLWFINKDKQAKSADSKARGLRNRSGETLFIDARAIGSMISRTNKELTKDDIEAIAKTYHAWRGEKEAGGYEAYTDEAGYCKSATLDDMKANDYVLTPGRYVGAAAIEDDGISFETKMLELSQTLYAQMQASEKLDATIRQNLEVLGYGE; this is encoded by the coding sequence ATGGCTAAAACACCTGCAAATAAGAACGATCAAACCAAAGACGGTCGCTTTGAAGAAGCCCTTTGGGATGCTGCTAACAAGCTACGAGGTAGCGTCGAATCATCAGAATATAAGCACATTGTTTTAAGCCTGATTTTCTTAAAATTCATCAGCGATACTTTTGAGCAGCAGCGCCAAAAGCTTATTGATACAGGTTATGAAAAGCATATCGACATGGTGCAAGCCTATACCAAAGATAACGTGTTCTATTTGCCAGCAGAGAGCCGTTGGAGCTTTATCCAGCAAAATGCCAAGCAAGAAGACATCGCCCTTAAAATCGATACGGCGCTTAGCACGATTGAAAAGACCAACCAATCACTGAAAGGCGCATTGCCTGACAACTACTTCTCGCGTCTTGGTTTGACTGCCAGTAAGCTTGCCGCCTTGATTGATGTGGTGAATAACATCGATACCATTGGTAATCCAGAAGAAGACACCGTCGGGCGCGTGTATGAGTATTTCTTAGGCAAGTTTGCCGCGACTGAAGGTAAAGGCGGTGGTGAGTTCTATACGCCCAAATCTGTGGTCAATCTGATAGCAGAAATGGTTGAGCCGTATCAAGGCAAAATCTATGACCCATGCTGCGGCTCCGGCGGTATGTTCGTCCAGTCGATTAAGTTCATTGAGAGTCACCACGGCAATACCAAAGACGTGTCTATCTATGGGCAAGAGTACACCAGTACCACTTATAAGCTTGCCAAGATGAACCTTGCCATTCGTGGTATCTCTAGCAACTTGGGTGATGTGGCTGCCGATACCTTCTTTAAAGATCAGCACGAAGACTTAAAAGCTGACTTCATCATGGCAAACCCCCCCTTTAACCAAAAGGATTGGCGTGCGTCTGATGAGCTGGTCGATGATCCACGCTGGGCAGGCTATCCGACACCGCCGACAGGTAATGCTAACTATGCTTGGATATTGCACATGATATCTAAGCTCTCTGAGCATGGTACAGCAGGTTTCGTACTGGCAAACGGTTCTATGTCTACCACTACCAGTGGTGAAGGTGAAATACGCCAGCAGATTATCGAAAACGATCTGGTCGATTGTATGATTGCGCTACCGGGTCAGCTATTTTATACCACCCAAATACCGGTGTGCTTATGGTTCATCAATAAAGACAAACAAGCCAAGTCAGCAGATAGCAAAGCGCGTGGATTGCGTAATCGTAGCGGTGAGACGCTGTTTATTGATGCTCGCGCTATCGGCAGCATGATTAGCCGTACCAATAAAGAACTCACGAAAGATGACATTGAAGCGATTGCCAAGACTTATCATGCATGGCGCGGTGAGAAAGAAGCGGGCGGCTATGAAGCTTATACCGATGAAGCAGGCTACTGTAAATCTGCCACTCTAGACGATATGAAAGCCAATGATTATGTACTCACGCCTGGGCGCTATGTCGGTGCTGCGGCAATAGAAGATGATGGCATATCGTTTGAGACTAAGATGTTAGAACTCAGCCAAACGCTATATGCACAGATGCAAGCGTCTGAAAAGCTAGATGCGACCATTCGTCAAAACTTGGAGGTGTTAGGTTATGGTGAGTGA
- a CDS encoding type I restriction enzyme endonuclease domain-containing protein, protein MKKLIDEKAKYTDWNKRDDIRAELQFDLMVLLDEWGYQPVDSKEVYKEIFEQTENFKKHRVV, encoded by the coding sequence GTGAAAAAGCTCATCGACGAGAAGGCTAAATACACTGACTGGAACAAGCGTGACGACATCAGAGCTGAGCTACAGTTTGATTTGATGGTGTTGCTTGATGAATGGGGTTATCAACCTGTTGACTCAAAAGAGGTCTATAAAGAGATATTTGAGCAGACTGAGAATTTTAAGAAGCATAGGGTGGTTTAG
- a CDS encoding DUF2939 domain-containing protein: MKKLLPWLAGLLVIFAIYLYASPYIALYNIKNAAEQKDADKLSGYIDFPSVKQSMKDQVKAAMVEELAASDEQDGFEALGTMLAAAMIDPIIDGVVTPDGVALMLQGQKLDFDLNNDTSEDKPEAKNEDIDYKAGYLSFNRFKVQIIDTDDSDESLDVIMHRDGLSWKVTRISFSLDSKDKKSNKNVEESPVADLGWADEESASEAYDDVFQDLGEQQDTDMTSISDVSEVTSDTLNDDYYNNETGANAVEITGPLTPAQAARIDYLVDNDIETSQDMIDLLNDFTLGGGTEADLRKFVIERSGYEDGYDGLTDCRNPDLTEAQYMNNCT, translated from the coding sequence TTGAAAAAGCTTTTACCTTGGTTGGCTGGCTTGTTAGTTATATTTGCGATTTATCTTTACGCTTCACCATATATAGCTTTGTATAACATTAAAAATGCTGCTGAACAGAAAGACGCAGATAAGCTTTCAGGTTATATTGATTTCCCTAGCGTTAAGCAGAGCATGAAGGATCAAGTCAAAGCCGCTATGGTTGAAGAGCTTGCTGCAAGTGATGAGCAAGATGGCTTTGAGGCTTTAGGCACTATGTTAGCCGCTGCAATGATAGACCCAATCATTGATGGTGTGGTCACACCTGATGGTGTTGCATTAATGCTTCAAGGGCAAAAATTAGATTTTGACTTAAATAATGACACGTCTGAAGATAAGCCTGAAGCCAAAAATGAGGATATTGATTATAAAGCCGGCTACCTGTCATTTAATCGATTCAAAGTTCAGATCATTGATACAGATGATTCTGATGAGTCATTAGATGTGATTATGCATAGAGACGGCCTTAGCTGGAAAGTCACAAGGATTTCTTTTTCGTTAGACTCAAAAGATAAAAAGTCTAATAAGAACGTCGAAGAATCACCCGTCGCTGACTTAGGCTGGGCTGATGAAGAGAGTGCAAGTGAAGCCTATGATGATGTATTCCAAGATCTAGGTGAGCAGCAGGATACTGACATGACATCAATATCAGACGTAAGTGAGGTTACTTCTGATACTTTGAATGACGACTACTACAATAATGAAACAGGTGCTAACGCTGTAGAAATAACGGGACCACTAACACCAGCACAAGCAGCACGCATTGATTATCTTGTTGACAATGATATTGAAACATCACAAGACATGATAGATTTATTAAATGATTTTACACTTGGTGGTGGCACAGAGGCTGATTTGCGTAAATTCGTTATCGAACGTTCAGGTTATGAGGATGGGTATGATGGATTAACAGACTGTCGCAACCCAGATTTAACAGAAGCACAGTATATGAACAACTGTACTTAA
- a CDS encoding restriction endonuclease subunit S has translation MVSDWNEDILSNIAEIIDSRHKTPVYSDSGYPMVRVVDVNGGALNLESTKKVSDDIYEDFSRGRDPQIGDLVISRVGSYGVVSYVNSNEKFCLGQNTAFIIPKINSRFLYYQLISPFVKWQIEQFVVGAVQKTISLKSIRQFQIKLPPVTEQKAIAHILGSLDDKIELNRQMNETLEAMAQALFKSWFVDFDPVIDNALAAGNAIPDEFIERAEQRKKIERKESSDIQGLFPDEFEFTEEMGWIPKGWNSGTLGDFAILGNGKTSPDRAVGDIPVFGSNGKIGDCDESNRDNTIIIGRVGSYCGSLQYYPFKCWITDNAMSAEMKNKDHNIYLFQLLSRDNLNDRRTGSGQPLLNQSILRSIKTITPSVPLIDEYSRIANSFYKKINKANRNNAALAKLRDTLLPKLMSGELRIADAAAMVEDV, from the coding sequence ATGGTGAGTGATTGGAATGAGGACATTTTATCTAATATCGCTGAAATAATTGACTCTAGACATAAAACTCCTGTTTATTCTGACTCAGGCTATCCTATGGTTCGAGTTGTGGATGTTAACGGTGGTGCTCTAAACCTAGAAAGTACAAAAAAAGTTTCTGATGATATATATGAGGATTTCTCTAGAGGAAGAGATCCACAGATTGGAGATTTAGTAATTTCTCGTGTTGGAAGCTATGGTGTTGTCTCCTATGTGAACTCAAATGAAAAGTTTTGTTTAGGTCAAAATACTGCATTTATAATTCCTAAAATAAACAGTCGATTTTTATACTATCAACTTATTTCACCTTTTGTTAAATGGCAAATAGAGCAATTTGTTGTTGGAGCTGTACAAAAGACAATTAGCTTGAAAAGTATTCGCCAGTTCCAAATAAAACTACCTCCAGTAACAGAACAAAAAGCCATTGCCCATATTCTCGGTTCTTTAGATGACAAAATCGAGCTAAACCGCCAAATGAACGAGACGCTAGAAGCGATGGCGCAGGCGTTATTTAAGAGCTGGTTTGTGGATTTTGATCCAGTGATTGATAATGCGCTTGCGGCTGGTAATGCTATTCCTGATGAATTTATCGAACGTGCCGAGCAGCGTAAAAAAATTGAGAGAAAAGAGAGCTCGGATATTCAGGGTTTATTCCCTGATGAATTTGAGTTTACGGAAGAGATGGGTTGGATTCCGAAGGGGTGGAACAGTGGCACGCTAGGGGATTTTGCAATATTAGGAAATGGTAAAACATCACCTGATAGAGCCGTTGGTGATATTCCAGTGTTTGGCTCGAATGGAAAGATTGGTGACTGTGATGAGTCAAATAGAGACAATACTATAATAATCGGCAGAGTCGGTAGTTACTGCGGTAGTTTGCAGTACTATCCTTTCAAATGTTGGATAACTGATAATGCAATGTCAGCGGAAATGAAAAATAAAGATCATAATATTTATCTGTTTCAACTTCTCTCAAGAGATAATTTGAATGACCGAAGAACGGGTAGTGGGCAACCATTACTTAATCAAAGTATTTTACGTTCTATTAAGACTATTACGCCCTCTGTACCTTTAATAGATGAGTATTCAAGAATAGCAAATAGCTTTTATAAAAAAATTAATAAGGCTAATAGAAATAATGCAGCCCTCGCCAAACTCCGTGACACCCTTTTACCTAAATTAATGTCAGGTGAGCTACGCATTGCAGATGCTGCGGCGATGGTCGAGGACGTATAA
- the rhuM gene encoding virulence protein RhuM/Fic/DOC family protein: MSVNSEHNHAKIEIYQSRDGQAQVDVRFEQETVWLSQAQMVALFGRNQSVISRHINNALSDEEIYEKSNMQKMHIANSDRPVVFYDLDVVISVGYRIKSPQGVQFRRWATQRLRDYLVQGYAINEQRFDKNAAELKQALALIKKTAQSPELKTDEGRGLIEIISRYTQTFLWLQRYDEGLLDDPAGQVGGVLPSTDDAMSALNQLKAQLMERGEATDLFAKPRGDGLDSVLANLEQTVFGELAYPTIESKAAHLLYFMVKNHVFTDGNKRSGAFLFVDFLHRNNRLLNSEGDMVINNTGLAALTLLVAESDPKQKETLIKLIMNMLSLEG, encoded by the coding sequence ATGAGCGTAAACTCTGAACATAACCACGCAAAAATAGAAATCTATCAAAGCCGTGATGGTCAAGCACAGGTAGATGTCCGTTTTGAGCAGGAAACGGTATGGTTGTCACAGGCACAAATGGTGGCGCTGTTTGGTCGTAACCAGTCCGTGATTTCACGCCATATTAACAATGCCTTAAGTGATGAAGAAATCTATGAAAAAAGCAATATGCAAAAAATGCATATTGCAAATTCTGACCGACCTGTGGTCTTTTATGACTTGGATGTGGTTATCTCGGTTGGCTACCGTATCAAGTCACCTCAAGGCGTACAATTTAGACGTTGGGCGACCCAGCGTTTGCGTGACTATCTCGTGCAAGGCTACGCCATCAATGAGCAGCGCTTTGATAAAAACGCTGCCGAGTTAAAACAAGCCTTAGCATTGATAAAAAAGACCGCCCAAAGCCCTGAGCTAAAAACGGATGAAGGACGCGGCTTGATTGAGATTATCAGCCGCTATACGCAAACTTTTTTATGGCTACAGCGTTATGACGAGGGGTTACTTGACGACCCAGCAGGGCAAGTGGGCGGCGTATTGCCGAGCACTGATGACGCTATGTCCGCCCTGAACCAGCTAAAAGCGCAGCTGATGGAACGCGGCGAGGCGACCGACTTGTTTGCCAAGCCTCGCGGTGACGGCTTGGACAGTGTACTGGCAAACCTTGAGCAAACCGTGTTTGGTGAGCTGGCTTATCCGACTATCGAGAGCAAAGCGGCGCATTTACTCTATTTTATGGTCAAAAATCATGTCTTTACTGATGGCAATAAGCGCAGTGGCGCGTTTTTGTTTGTCGATTTTTTGCATCGTAATAACCGCTTGCTTAACAGCGAGGGCGACATGGTGATTAATAATACCGGACTGGCTGCTTTAACATTATTAGTCGCTGAATCTGATCCCAAGCAAAAAGAAACCCTGATCAAGCTCATTATGAATATGCTGTCATTAGAGGGCTGA
- a CDS encoding helix-turn-helix transcriptional regulator: METLNTAHPVIEQCNHIPQLLNIKDVGSYTGLSRSTIYEMVNEKSDRYDPTFPKKVQLTQVRVVWVASEIAEWINNKIAKRST; this comes from the coding sequence ATGGAAACTTTAAACACAGCGCACCCAGTAATCGAGCAATGCAATCATATTCCACAGCTACTGAATATTAAAGATGTTGGTAGCTATACAGGCCTTAGTCGTTCGACTATCTATGAGATGGTTAACGAAAAATCTGATCGTTATGATCCAACGTTCCCTAAGAAGGTACAGCTGACACAGGTAAGGGTAGTATGGGTAGCCAGCGAGATTGCAGAGTGGATTAATAATAAGATTGCTAAGCGCTCAACCTAG
- a CDS encoding lecithin retinol acyltransferase family protein, whose translation MSFLIGPFLKSFIDNVIKDTVIPVKGSVVYCGLFGYAEHSGIYIGDNKIVHLDGSGIIEVVSPQQFIERLSGLNPAMSIYVSCNGSSATGTNTIAKRAKKMVGKSRKYHVILDNCHQFTSGCITGNFDNADNFLWMLKSTAGNKLSTNKWRVWERKYSS comes from the coding sequence ATGAGTTTTTTGATAGGTCCATTTTTAAAAAGTTTTATTGATAACGTGATAAAAGATACAGTCATTCCTGTCAAGGGTAGCGTTGTCTATTGTGGATTATTCGGATATGCAGAACATTCTGGGATATATATAGGAGACAATAAAATTGTACACCTTGATGGTTCTGGAATAATTGAAGTTGTTTCTCCTCAGCAGTTTATAGAGAGACTGAGTGGGCTTAACCCTGCTATGAGCATTTATGTGTCATGCAATGGCTCATCCGCAACAGGAACAAATACGATTGCAAAAAGAGCTAAGAAAATGGTCGGTAAAAGTAGGAAGTATCACGTTATTTTAGATAATTGCCATCAGTTCACATCAGGATGTATAACAGGAAATTTTGACAACGCAGATAATTTTTTGTGGATGTTAAAGAGCACAGCTGGTAATAAACTCAGTACTAATAAATGGAGAGTTTGGGAAAGAAAGTACAGTAGTTAA
- a CDS encoding OmpA/MotB family protein produces the protein MQKKPSEWISIADLMSGVMAVVMLLLVISVLQNTYAEIKHKQVMENSQQSDRQKIATLLEDIQTSVATQGAGNLIDFNMEQSKITLKDNVFARGSACITPEAKTAFNNIEDKITSFLQQSSNAKIFVEGHTDNIPVSQPVTDYRRFCTVYDDNYTLSAARAREARKLLVGQLDTSIAKRIVVAGYGDSQPIKGISPEDDANRRVEVRLALE, from the coding sequence ATGCAAAAAAAACCAAGTGAATGGATATCTATTGCAGATTTGATGTCGGGAGTCATGGCAGTGGTTATGCTACTGCTAGTCATTTCTGTCCTTCAAAATACTTATGCTGAAATTAAGCATAAACAAGTAATGGAAAACAGTCAACAAAGTGACCGTCAGAAAATAGCTACCTTATTAGAGGATATTCAGACATCAGTTGCCACACAAGGTGCAGGTAATCTGATTGACTTTAATATGGAACAAAGCAAAATCACACTAAAAGATAATGTCTTTGCTAGGGGTAGCGCTTGTATTACCCCAGAAGCAAAAACGGCATTTAATAATATAGAAGATAAAATAACGAGTTTTTTGCAACAGTCTTCGAATGCTAAAATATTTGTAGAAGGCCATACGGATAATATTCCAGTATCACAACCTGTGACAGATTATCGACGTTTTTGCACAGTATATGATGATAACTATACGCTATCAGCAGCAAGAGCTAGAGAAGCTCGTAAACTTCTAGTTGGGCAGTTAGATACTTCTATAGCTAAGCGTATTGTCGTAGCTGGTTATGGTGACTCTCAGCCTATTAAAGGAATATCTCCTGAAGATGATGCCAATAGACGTGTTGAAGTAAGACTAGCATTAGAATAA
- a CDS encoding ATP-binding protein encodes MQNSNTARLNEEMNQSIRSSNIFKTPAFADKKNSKTNDSDENTIVYQAQTSKYHLDTDVILTTHTRNELEESLAKLKFHKVIYEDWGFSEVDKLGRSSILNFYGKPGTGKTLTAEAFAGRLDLPIIKVGIAEIESKLMGETSKNIQKVFQDAYDQNAVLFFDEADTLLGKRLSSVTQGVDNEINAMRSTMLIELEKFDGVVIFATNFAKNYDEAFRSRITYHVEFILPDLDTRKKLWSRMLVAKIPLADERDSLVNQSAELSDGFSGREIRTCMRLALPKALMQPGVLIEEAMLSVEHLISAIENVRKSQREVGSSTDTSSKRKFAAQEALIAKKLLGTTDKSLDKEELLEQ; translated from the coding sequence ATGCAAAACTCTAATACAGCAAGACTAAACGAAGAGATGAATCAAAGTATTAGATCTTCAAACATATTTAAAACTCCTGCCTTTGCTGACAAAAAAAACTCAAAAACTAATGATAGCGATGAAAATACTATCGTTTATCAAGCTCAAACATCTAAATATCATTTAGATACTGATGTCATTCTGACAACTCATACACGTAACGAACTTGAAGAGAGTTTAGCAAAATTAAAATTTCATAAAGTTATCTATGAAGACTGGGGTTTTAGTGAAGTTGATAAACTTGGACGCAGTAGTATTTTAAATTTCTATGGAAAACCTGGAACCGGTAAAACTTTAACCGCTGAAGCGTTCGCAGGCCGATTAGATTTGCCCATCATTAAAGTCGGTATAGCTGAAATAGAAAGCAAGCTCATGGGAGAAACGTCAAAGAACATACAAAAGGTTTTTCAGGACGCTTATGATCAAAATGCAGTTTTATTTTTCGATGAAGCAGATACTTTGCTAGGTAAGCGTTTGTCTTCCGTTACTCAAGGTGTAGACAATGAAATCAATGCTATGCGCTCAACTATGCTTATTGAGTTAGAGAAATTTGATGGTGTTGTTATCTTTGCGACAAATTTTGCTAAAAACTACGATGAAGCTTTTCGTTCACGTATCACTTATCACGTTGAATTTATACTTCCTGATTTAGACACTCGCAAAAAGCTTTGGTCAAGAATGTTAGTTGCAAAAATTCCATTGGCTGATGAGAGAGACAGCCTCGTTAATCAATCTGCAGAACTATCAGATGGTTTTTCAGGACGTGAGATAAGAACTTGTATGCGTTTAGCCCTACCAAAAGCATTAATGCAGCCGGGTGTATTAATTGAAGAGGCAATGTTAAGTGTTGAGCATCTGATATCAGCTATCGAAAACGTAAGAAAGTCCCAAAGGGAAGTTGGTAGCAGTACGGATACTAGTAGTAAACGCAAATTCGCTGCTCAAGAAGCTTTGATCGCAAAAAAACTACTAGGTACAACAGATAAATCATTAGATAAAGAAGAATTACTCGAACAATAA